One Candidatus Bipolaricaulota bacterium genomic window carries:
- a CDS encoding diguanylate cyclase codes for MIKQILEDLAESVIARSPYRRALVSCYEKPLVPAPDSTSRVLDYAARGLTPDEEQGIRMFIAGGGVVRGEKFNPVFRMGNSYYIPAGSVPYSLGPRIPSHRRFINPHGWHSADLLLVPCLIDDRIVGQISVDDPRDGAKPTPESLRALEELARVAAIALSQARQRESLSQRHRLFSFLTENAMTGVFIVQDGRIRYANDRAIELFGYSPAELLALEPWWQLFHPDDRAPLREACDRLLPGELETRGIRKDGRIVWLKLQSLAMEYGRKPALLLNLLDITDRIQAETLLKEKAFRDPLTGLFNRHYFDETIQRELKRSQRYKRPFTLMMTDLRGFKQVNDRLGHQAGDQILREVAQLVQEQIRESDWVIRYGGDEFLIILPETGIQVEALAQRLRRVVEEWAAARIPEVGLGIDIGWSTWTPEDNLSLSRLLQLADANMYSEKGANPSR; via the coding sequence ATGATCAAACAGATACTGGAGGACCTTGCTGAGAGCGTAATCGCCCGCTCTCCGTACCGCCGTGCTCTCGTCTCATGCTATGAGAAGCCCCTCGTCCCCGCCCCTGACTCCACGAGCCGCGTTCTCGATTATGCCGCCCGTGGGCTCACTCCGGACGAGGAGCAGGGGATCCGCATGTTTATCGCCGGAGGTGGGGTGGTGCGGGGGGAGAAGTTCAATCCGGTATTCCGCATGGGAAATTCCTACTACATCCCGGCCGGAAGCGTCCCGTATTCGCTCGGGCCGCGCATCCCGAGCCATCGTCGGTTCATCAACCCGCACGGTTGGCACTCCGCCGATCTCCTTCTCGTGCCGTGCCTGATCGACGACCGGATCGTGGGGCAGATCTCCGTCGACGACCCGCGTGACGGGGCGAAACCGACCCCGGAAAGCCTCCGCGCGCTGGAGGAACTCGCCAGGGTAGCCGCGATCGCCCTCTCCCAGGCGCGTCAGCGGGAGAGCCTGAGCCAGCGCCATCGCCTGTTCAGCTTTCTCACCGAGAACGCAATGACCGGGGTGTTCATCGTGCAGGATGGCAGGATCAGGTACGCCAACGACCGGGCGATCGAGCTGTTCGGCTACTCCCCCGCGGAGCTCCTCGCGCTCGAGCCGTGGTGGCAACTCTTCCATCCCGACGATCGTGCCCCCCTCCGCGAGGCGTGCGACCGGCTCCTCCCCGGCGAACTGGAGACGCGCGGGATCAGAAAGGACGGGCGGATCGTCTGGCTGAAGCTGCAGTCCCTGGCGATGGAGTACGGGCGTAAACCGGCGCTCCTGTTAAATCTACTCGACATCACCGACCGGATCCAGGCGGAGACGCTGCTCAAGGAGAAGGCATTCCGCGATCCCCTCACCGGCCTGTTCAACCGCCACTATTTCGACGAGACGATCCAGCGGGAACTCAAGCGGTCCCAGCGCTACAAGCGGCCGTTCACCCTGATGATGACCGACCTGCGTGGGTTCAAGCAGGTGAACGACCGACTCGGGCACCAGGCAGGAGACCAGATCCTGCGCGAGGTGGCACAGCTCGTGCAGGAGCAGATCAGGGAGAGCGACTGGGTGATCCGCTACGGTGGAGACGAGTTCCTCATCATCCTCCCTGAGACCGGGATTCAGGTGGAAGCGCTCGCCCAGCGGCTTCGCCGCGTCGTCGAGGAATGGGCGGCGGCCCGCATCCCCGAGGTCGGGTTGGGAATCGACATCGGCTGGTCCACCTGGACCCCGGAGGACAACCTCTCCCTCTCCCGTCTCCTCCAGCTCGCCGACGCCAACATGTACTCCGAGAAAGGGGCGAATCCATCCCGATGA
- a CDS encoding dipeptidase, with the protein MPMRFFDTHCDTVQKVLDGRLNFQTGEGEGHVSLPGMLSAGSCAQIFAVFVLSEHYPGTELARAEEMIATIERMAADSGGKLKTVRTAAELEESCAGGPIAALIGLEGADPLEGNAENLRHFYDLGVRDIIPAWKDNPFSGTAFGTNTPLTAEGIKLIELAEELRVMVDVSHLSDAAFESVLELVTRPFIASHSNCRALSPTLRNLTDAQIRALADRGGVMGINLSPAFLDPEYYARTLPFWERFIAPGFSEDERKRLMEEISRIPRPEPEWIARHVRHAIKVGGEDVIGLGGDLDGITSTPMGINGIADYAKIPDLLLAAGLNTRQVEKVCYRNFLRVFTAVLPD; encoded by the coding sequence GTGCCGATGAGATTCTTCGACACTCACTGCGACACCGTCCAGAAGGTCCTCGACGGAAGGCTTAATTTTCAGACCGGGGAGGGGGAAGGACACGTATCTCTCCCCGGGATGCTCTCCGCCGGCTCGTGCGCTCAGATATTCGCGGTTTTTGTGCTGAGCGAGCACTACCCGGGGACCGAACTCGCCCGGGCCGAGGAGATGATCGCTACCATCGAGCGGATGGCTGCGGACAGCGGCGGGAAGCTGAAGACAGTCCGCACCGCGGCCGAGCTGGAGGAATCGTGCGCCGGCGGTCCGATCGCGGCGCTGATCGGCCTGGAGGGAGCGGATCCGTTGGAGGGAAATGCGGAGAACCTTCGACATTTCTACGATCTCGGGGTGCGGGACATCATCCCGGCGTGGAAGGACAACCCGTTTTCCGGAACGGCGTTCGGCACGAACACCCCGCTCACAGCTGAGGGGATCAAACTGATCGAGCTCGCCGAGGAGCTTCGCGTGATGGTCGATGTCTCCCATCTGTCCGACGCCGCATTCGAGAGCGTGCTTGAGCTCGTTACCCGCCCGTTCATCGCCAGCCACTCCAACTGCCGCGCCCTCTCCCCCACCCTGCGCAACCTGACCGATGCGCAGATTCGCGCCCTCGCCGACCGGGGCGGGGTGATGGGGATCAACCTGTCACCTGCGTTCCTCGACCCGGAGTACTACGCCCGTACTTTACCGTTCTGGGAGCGGTTCATCGCCCCCGGGTTCAGCGAGGATGAGAGGAAACGGCTGATGGAGGAGATCTCCCGCATTCCTCGTCCAGAGCCGGAGTGGATCGCACGCCACGTGCGGCATGCGATCAAGGTGGGCGGCGAGGACGTGATCGGCCTCGGCGGCGACCTGGACGGGATCACATCCACCCCGATGGGGATAAACGGGATCGCTGACTATGCGAAGATTCCGGATCTCCTCCTTGCGGCCGGGCTGAACACCCGCCAGGTGGAGAAGGTCTGCTATCGGAACTTTCTCCGCGTTTTCACCGCAGTCCTTCCCGACTAA
- the nagB gene encoding glucosamine-6-phosphate deaminase has product MRVIVKDDYQGMSREAARIVARQVLSKPDSVLGLPTGDTPIGMYATLVRMYKSGLIDFSRVVTFNLDEFCGLPPDHPESYHRYMREKLFAHVNLALENTFILDGTAQDISAECRRYEEALAQHGGIDLQVLGIGTNGHIGFNEPGVDWGMTVGLVTLSEETRRREARHFRDPTQAVPTQALTMGIKTIMRSRRILLLASGEEKAMATKKAIEGPVTKEVPASVLQLHPDVTVVLDQEAASLLRSRPTTNKITGNRP; this is encoded by the coding sequence ATGCGCGTGATCGTTAAGGACGATTATCAAGGAATGAGTCGGGAAGCAGCACGGATCGTGGCCCGCCAGGTATTGAGCAAGCCGGACTCCGTCCTCGGCTTGCCCACTGGCGATACCCCGATCGGGATGTATGCTACCCTTGTGCGGATGTACAAATCCGGGCTCATCGATTTCTCCCGGGTCGTTACGTTTAACCTCGACGAGTTCTGTGGTCTTCCCCCTGATCATCCGGAAAGTTACCATCGCTATATGCGCGAAAAGCTATTTGCTCACGTTAATCTCGCCTTGGAGAACACGTTCATCCTCGACGGGACAGCGCAGGACATCTCTGCGGAATGCCGCCGCTACGAGGAAGCACTAGCCCAACATGGCGGGATCGACCTCCAGGTGCTCGGGATCGGCACGAACGGGCACATCGGCTTCAATGAACCGGGGGTAGATTGGGGCATGACGGTAGGACTGGTAACCCTATCGGAAGAGACCAGAAGACGGGAAGCGCGGCATTTTCGTGATCCCACTCAAGCCGTCCCTACACAAGCATTAACTATGGGGATCAAGACGATCATGCGTTCGCGAAGGATCCTTCTCTTAGCCTCGGGCGAAGAAAAGGCCATGGCTACAAAGAAGGCGATAGAAGGCCCGGTCACTAAAGAGGTTCCTGCCTCAGTGTTGCAACTTCATCCCGACGTGACGGTGGTCCTAGACCAAGAGGCGGCTTCCCTGTTGCGATCCCGGCCGACAACAAATAAGATAACCGGCAACAGGCCCTGA